One Misgurnus anguillicaudatus chromosome 19, ASM2758022v2, whole genome shotgun sequence genomic region harbors:
- the hspb9 gene encoding heat shock protein beta-9 codes for MSAESFFMDDPFFTQSHLLWPRRIMALSGFREDFLRHRGQLIQSLRNEIRSDLMNELSQEIHREFFHDQSSSRFPSSDTEQNKKRDLSFTLDTQGFSPKDVTVTVSGGQLEVTAAKQAEKEGSSSSTKTNGDSQPEGFVQTVKLPDHVDSSTLTCSLGEDGLLHIESPESKDQTSEEHVIPIRFRTCLNFPIKKDSTNKKEVGDEKSN; via the coding sequence ATGTCTGCAGAGAGCTTCTTCATGGACGACCCATTTTTTACCCAGTCCCACTTGTTATGGCCCAGGCGCATCATGGCTCTTTCCGGTTTCAGAGAGGACTTCCTCCGTCATAGAGGTCAACTGATCCAGAGCCTGAGGAATGAGATCAGGAGTGACTTGATGAATGAGCTCAGTCAGGAGATCCACCGAGAGTTCTTCCACGATCAGTCTTCCTCCAGGTTCCCCAGCTCGGACACAGAGCAGAACAAAAAGCGAGATCTGTCTTTTACTCTGGACACTCAGGGGTTCTCCCCAAAAGATGTCACTGTGACAGTATCCGGGGGACAGCTGGAGGTAACAGCGGCCAAGCAGGCAGAGAAAGAAGGTTCCTCTTCTTCTACCAAAACTAATGGAGACTCCCAGCCTGAAGGATTTGTTCAAACTGTGAAGCTCCCCGACCACGTGGATTCATCCACCTTGACCTGTTCACTTGGAGAAGATGGTCTTCTGCATATTGAGTCACCAGAGTCTAAAGACCAGACCTCAGAGGAGCATGTCATTCCCATTCGATTCAGAACATGTCTGAACTTTCCCATCAAAAAGGACAGCACAAATAAAAAGGAGGTTGGAGATGAGAAGTCAAACTAG